DNA sequence from the Tachysurus fulvidraco isolate hzauxx_2018 chromosome 1, HZAU_PFXX_2.0, whole genome shotgun sequence genome:
CAGCAGACGAGGCAAGAGTTTACAAGAGCAGTCACAGGTTCAGGAGAAAAAATGGTTACCATCAGTGTAAATAATATCACCATAAATcgttatggtgattttatttccctttgcctacattgacgctgatgcattaagaggagtgtgggtcccctgtaccaagatggcggctctattgacgcattcgttccaatgttaCTGCCGTAGCCatggcgacatctagtgtacaTATCTATGACTGCTCATCAGGAGtgttgcgcatgcgcagtgtgtgtatgtgtgtttccgTGTCAGTCTCAGCGGTGTTTATGAACATGGCGACGTTATTGCGCGGTGTTCTTCGGGTGTCAcgcagcgcgcgcgcacacagcaGTGTTATTAGGCGCTATGGCACAGGAGAGATGTTATGGAcatgtcacacactcacacacagggatCTGATCAAAGTCCACGGTCAGGACACACACTCCTACCTGCAGGGTCTCATCACTAATGATATCAGCGCTCTGGAGGACAGCGGACACACTgctctgtacacacacctgctcaGCGTGCAGGGGAGAACCCTGTATGACGTCATGCTCTACAGGTGAGAGCTACACTAACAGCTGATGGTTTAGAATCAGTAACTTGTTCCACTGCTTCCTTGTTCTGTAGTTACAGCTCCTTCACAGGTATGAGGACTTCATGAGGCTTCGTAACTGTCAGAGGGACAGAgaagtttctcagtaacatgacacgcttagagagggggggggggtgattgTTTATAGCTTCTGTAAGGTGGGtaaagaaaaagctctgccttGTTTACACTACAGAAGTAATTagaaacggataaaaagtatgatgttctttaatacagaaaaaaatgctgtggTGATGAGATCCAAACTTTTACCCCtgttttatcacacacacacacacacacttactcatactcacacacacacttactcacacacacacatacacacacacacacacacacttactcatactcacacacacacttactcacacacacacacacacacacacttactcatactcactcacacacttactcacacacacacttactcacacacacacacacacacacactccacacacacttacatgctcacacacacacacttacacacacacacacacttactcacacacttacacacacacacaaacactccatgCACACTtacttgctcacacacacacaacacacacttactcacacacacaacacacacacacacacgcacacacacacactcacacacactcacacacacacacaaaactcacacacacacactccacacacactcacttgctcacacacacaccacacacacacacttactcacacacttacacacacacttttcctaaTCTGAATAAACCAGCGAAGTAAGCGAGGGTGAAGAGGAGAGATAATGAAGATAATAAGCTCATCCTGCTCAGTTTAACCATAATGAGGGGAACATTTCTGCAACCGCACTACAGTGTATACAGGACtggtttgttttcctttatcaagtcaagtcgagtagcttttattgtcattacaaccatatatagctgttacagtacacagtgacatgacacaacgTTTCGTCTATAAGGACTTAGTTAtgtgtcctagatacataacgtgtatctgtgtaacctgttgaagacagtgcaggacaagacaaacaagacagtgcaggacagtacgggacaaaaagacagtgcaaacaaaaaatacaagacaatacacaaaaacagtgccaatgtaaatactgtatgtgcagaaatactggaacgaacgcagtattatagcagcagcagttacatgtgataatgtaaagtattgtgcgAAACAGCAAACGGCCGAAATGTGAGACAGTATGTACAAAGAGCATGTGTGTaagacagcatgtaaacagtttgatagatgtatgaagtgtgttttgttctttttataccacagcggttacatttttattaacacCAGAACAGGCGTCATACTTTTGTTATCTGTTTTTAATTGCATCCCTTCATCTGTACAGTTCCTGTTGTCACTCACGATGTTATAGCGGCTGTAAATGCctcggtctctctttattctgtctcaggttaatgagagaaaaataaatttcagttcgtcatgttactgagaaagtCATTTCTGTCCTGAAGGAAAGTTCCAGCTTAACTTCCTGttgtttaaatgtctttatgtGGAGTATGTGCTGTAAACACCCCTGTGTGTGAGCTGACAGAGCGGTGGGGTAATATCTAATACGCTTCCCCGTGTACCTCATACGCTTGCCGTGTTTTGTCCTCGATCCTCGAATCTTACTAATTAGTAGTAAAAGTGGTTTAGTGTGACGGACTAATTGTGTAAATCATGTTTGCTCATTAGTCTGAAGGACAGCAGCTATGGCCTGAGCTGTGTCCTCCTCGAGTGCGACAGCTCTGTGGTAAACTCCATCACACGCCACCTGAAGATGTACAAGATCCGCCGTAAAGTGTCGGTGGAGGTGTGTCCGGATCTGTCGCTGTGGGCGTTATTgggactgaacacacaccatgctgAGGGGTCACAACCAGAACCTGAGCCCGAGCTGAGGAAGAAAGATGGGGTGGTTGCAATGGTCCAAGATCCCAGAACCTCTCTGATGGGCTGGAGACTGATAACCAGGAACCAGGAGAAACCCTCAGAAATAATCACTGcgtgtaaccatggcaacactGAGGACTATCATCGCCATCGCTACAAGATCGGTACACCCTGTGTGTTAATGTATAATGAGAATAACAGTGTAGAAATGTAACATATGTAATGACCGCCGAGTGATTTGTGATAGCATGTGACCAGCGTGGTGTGTTATGACCTTCTGAGTGTTAAGGTGTCGTAAAGATGTGTGCTGATGTTTGCAGGTGTGCCCGAGGGTGTACAGGACCTCCCTCCAGGTGAAGCTCTGCCTCTGGAGTCCAACCTTGTCTTTCTGAATGGGATTAGCTTCTCTAAAGGCTGCTACATCGGACAGGAGCTCACGGCTCGCACACACTACACGGGCGTGGTCCGTAAACGCCTCATGCCTCTCAGCCTCTCTGTACCTGTGGAGAACCTGCCGATGGGGGGCGCAATTGAGGCATCACAGGGGAAAGTGGCAGGGAAACTAAGGTCTGGGGTCGGGGAGCTCGGGCTGGGCCTCGTTCGGCTCAGTCACGCCAAAGAGAAGCTCACGGTGTCATCCACTCAGGGGGAAGGAGTAACAGTCACAGCGTCAGTGCCAGACTGGTGGCCCAAGGACATGAAGGACAAACTGTAAACATTAATGCAGTCAACATGAATAGCCACGAAGATAACAGACGAGCCGCTGAACAGATTCTATTATGGtgctaaaaataacattttctatTTCTAATTTTCTAAATTTGATGATGCTGGACTGACAACCGGACTGTTGGGAACAGATCAGACCCGGTTATGGATCAGATACACGTTTAGTACCAGGTTTAAATATCAGAAACGTCCTCTGTCAGTTCTGTGACTAGACTGGGTTTAGTTAGAGCTGGACACAGATTAAAAGCagcacatattaaaaaaaaaaaacaacaaagtttAGAATTAGAACCTGATGTCAGGTTCAGGACcggatcagaatcagaatcaggtttattggctgtgtgttgacacacacaaggaattggGTTCGCTCTTGTGACTCTCAGAAGGATCTAGAACATATTAACACCATCATTAACACCTCCACACTACAGATGAGTAAATACATCAGATCACTTCTGAATGTCCTGTTCGATGTCCTAATGTTAAATCTGTTTATCCCAATAAAACGAGTGACGTCATCTGCGGCTGAGGCTTCCTGTTCACGTTGATTATAACGAAACAAACCCACAGTTCGGCTAAATGATGGTGAAATATGACACATTATTAGATGTTAGAGATGACTAACATAGCTGGACTTTATTTTCTCACTGAAACGTTTGTGCTACTCAGGTGCTGATACTTTAAGTGTGAAGTTTATTACGTGTTGAATATTAAAGTTTCTATATTAAAGTAAGTTTGTTGTGCTCTTGAGCGAGACTCATTTCTAAACacagtttgtttgttattataaatagcGTTTATTCGTTACTTTAGCAGGAACTCAGGAGTCACTaatgtttccatagtaacactGAAACTCAGATGTTTAGGATGTTCCTCCACTCCAGTAACCTACAGCATGAGGatgctcagtgttcagtatgCAGTGTTGTATTTGCTGATGGTGTCTCTGATCTCCTGCAGCAGCTCCTCCAGGTTAATCCCCGGAGCCGACGCCAACACTCGCTTAAAATCCTCGTTGCTGAGCATGTTCTCTAAGACGTGAGCCACCCTCtgaaggtcaaaggtcacatgGTGAGGCCCAAGAGCACTAAGTGTCTCTGACAACGTGTTTTCATGACGAGAGGACAAGAAGGAGATACGGTGATTAGCGATGGTTTTGAGGAAGGTGACGAATTCAGCGTAGTCAATCCCTGTACATGACTTCATCATCACCTGGGACACGAGAACAGCGTTAAAATGATCGTCTATTAATAACACAGAACTGTCTGAAGTGATGTCATCCATGTCCTCACTGTTACATGATGATTGTGTATCGTAACTGTCCTCACTgttacatgatgatgatgatgatgatgattgtgtatCGTATCGTAACTGTGCTCATTgttacatgatgatgatgattgtgtatCGTATCGTAACTGTCCTCACTgttacatgatgatgatgatgatgatttgtgTATCGTAACTGTCCTCACTgttacatgatgatgatgatgatgatgatgatttgtgTATCGTAACTGTCCTCACTGttaactgatgatgatgattgtgtatCGTATCGTAACTGTCCTCACTgttacatgatgatgatgatgatgattgtgtatCGTAACTGTCCTCACTgttacatgatgatgatgattgtgtatCATATCTGTCCTCACTgttacatgatgatgatgattgtgtatCGTATCTGTCCTCACTgttacatgatgatgatgatgatgattgtgtatCGTAACTGTCCTCACTgttacatgatgatgatgattgtgtatCATATCTGTCCTCACTgttacatgatgatgatgattgtgtatCGTATCTGTCCTCACTgttacatgatgatgatgattgtgtatCGTATCTGTCCTCACTgttacatgatgatgatgatgatgatgatgattgtgtatCGTATCATAACTGTCCTCACTgttacatgatgatgatgatgatgatggtgatgattgTGTATCATAACTGTCTTCACTGTTacatgatgatggtgatgattgTGTATCATAACTGTCCACACTgttacatgatgatgatgattgtgtatCGTATCGTAACTGTGCTCATTGTTACCTGACAGTGATGGTCCCAGGAATCCATGGTGTCCCTCCACTCGTGGATCTCCTTCTGTATAGATGACAGCTCCCCCTGCAGGAAGTCCCACACTACATCCACATTACAGCCATTCAGCCAGTTATGGTTAATGGAGATTGTGTCCtcctaacacacaaacacacacatacacacaaatacaaatatttgctgtaattattcagtttatttactgaaaattaataaattcttgtgtgtattatatttctatatacaatttcaattcattaattaaatgatataaatgaatTGAAGTGGCTAAAAGTCTTAGAGGTGAATAGTATCGGTCTGGAACCCCAGCGGGACCTCACCAGGTTGTAGACTTGATGATGCCAGCCGCTGGGGACGAACAGGATCTCGCCAGCCTCCTGAATCACCTCCAGGGGGCGACATGCCTCACTGAATCGTGGGAAATGACGCTGATCCTGCAGGGCAGGGGATGTGACATCGAAGGCCAGGTTTCCACAGCAGTCTCTCAGGAACTCCTCCTGCCCTGGTGGATACAGCAGCCATTTCTTGCGGCCGCAGATGTTCGCTGACCAGCTATAGGAACGGAACACGTCGGCATGGAACGGCGTCCTGTGGAAAATTactacaattattatt
Encoded proteins:
- the iba57 gene encoding putative transferase CAF17 homolog, mitochondrial, whose amino-acid sequence is MCVSVSVSAVFMNMATLLRGVLRVSRSARAHSSVIRRYGTGEMLWTCHTLTHRDLIKVHGQDTHSYLQGLITNDISALEDSGHTALYTHLLSVQGRTLYDVMLYSLKDSSYGLSCVLLECDSSVVNSITRHLKMYKIRRKVSVEVCPDLSLWALLGLNTHHAEGSQPEPEPELRKKDGVVAMVQDPRTSLMGWRLITRNQEKPSEIITACNHGNTEDYHRHRYKIGVPEGVQDLPPGEALPLESNLVFLNGISFSKGCYIGQELTARTHYTGVVRKRLMPLSLSVPVENLPMGGAIEASQGKVAGKLRSGVGELGLGLVRLSHAKEKLTVSSTQGEGVTVTASVPDWWPKDMKDKL
- the jmjd4 gene encoding 2-oxoglutarate and iron-dependent oxygenase JMJD4 translates to MDRETLGACSSLIKVGRQPCSELQPSHFLHYIQTEIPYSQFFSRYLLPNRPCMFSSYFTQNWSSRSRWVGHDGKPDFHTLLQEFDDTLVPVADCNTKEYNSNPKHTMSFRDFLSYWRDYIQNGHSSPKGCLYLKDWHMHRMFPEHHTYTTPIYFSSDWLNEYWDTLDADDYRFVYMGPKGSWTPFHADVFRSYSWSANICGRKKWLLYPPGQEEFLRDCCGNLAFDVTSPALQDQRHFPRFSEACRPLEVIQEAGEILFVPSGWHHQVYNLEDTISINHNWLNGCNVDVVWDFLQGELSSIQKEIHEWRDTMDSWDHHCQVMMKSCTGIDYAEFVTFLKTIANHRISFLSSRHENTLSETLSALGPHHVTFDLQRVAHVLENMLSNEDFKRVLASAPGINLEELLQEIRDTISKYNTAY